The following are from one region of the Flavobacteriaceae bacterium UJ101 genome:
- a CDS encoding tonB-dependent receptor SusC (Mediates transport of starch oligosaccharides from the surface of the outer membrane to the periplasm for subsequent degradation; Belongs to the TonB-dependent receptor family.): MRTKCTKILALLLVFVSTIMFAQIQVSGVVKDADGEPLPGAYVESASGESVETDIDGKYTITANQGEELTFSFIGMDDKVQTVSGNSMNITLGAGEGNEIEQVVLTALGTERKKDDDLTGSTVVQTDVLQRSGESGVLQGLAGKSSGVRITKNSGDPGTGAFIQIRGQNSILGSNQPLIIVDGVIVSNTDTRGGATDFATDGVSQQSRLNDINPDDIEDMTVLKSAAATAIYGTSAANGAIIIKTKSGKSGKRGWKGDVSLAYTMDEINEKWDKQSTFGQGYNGNYLNNSPTGSGFFAGTSWGDKISLRSGGADGVDTSGQYFEAADGTRYYPYAVNADGTLQKNSTATYNGSNEDQIFRNNGSTKNVGLGLSYAGEDSNTYIGISNWDQEGVVRGSDYSRSTFRLNNTTAVTDKLTFSIATNYTYSSSNRIQQGSNLSGLYLGYLRTPADFDNSDYIGTYYDAAGNANLNRQRGFRNFLGSSNPAYNNPGWTLNQQKNTAKVNRFIISPKLIYKINDHLTASATYGVDYYDDKRETFFPTNSAGDFPNGMYRRDDINEKIETVNANISGVHTLSEGIGLNWTAGYMLENNKFERLSGQIQNFVNPFPDFNTYKDFGNSVAGDSSVDQYTEQVKKHAFYGVVGLDLFDQVLMEFTGRFESPSTLPNETLFFPSAAIGWKFSENIESDIISFGKVRFTYGEVAVEPPVYLTNPEFETADVGSSWGDALDGAQYGNPFEESRIKANPNIKEERIREYEAGLDLKLFKNRFSINTTYFHRRTEDAIVQQTLAPASGYDSQYTNDATLTNKGIEIDFDGTIIRNSNFNWKVFGNFSSIDNDVKMTNSGDVFLDGFSGTSAVAINGYPMSALYGGAWARDTSGNIILDANGFASAGTEDQVIGDPNPDWTGAIGTEFNFKGITLSALVETSQGNQVWNGTKGVLYFFGVHPDTANEVTVSAADASSIVNANGTAINNLSYARQNSDGTYTVRGNLHDFGAGNVLLDQEWYTGTGGGFGPVAEQFVEDGSWVKLREISLGYELPSKLVDRIGLKNVSIGVTGRNLVTWTDVEGFDPESNLTGAGKGRGLEYFTNPSTRSYLFNVKIGF, encoded by the coding sequence ATGAGGACAAAGTGTACAAAGATTTTGGCACTACTTCTAGTATTTGTTTCTACAATAATGTTTGCGCAAATACAAGTGTCAGGAGTAGTAAAAGATGCCGATGGAGAACCACTTCCAGGAGCATATGTAGAAAGCGCAAGTGGTGAAAGTGTAGAAACCGATATAGACGGTAAGTATACCATTACAGCCAATCAAGGTGAAGAATTAACCTTTAGTTTTATAGGAATGGATGATAAGGTACAGACAGTATCAGGAAATTCTATGAATATAACTTTAGGAGCAGGTGAAGGGAATGAGATTGAGCAAGTTGTTTTAACAGCCTTAGGTACAGAAAGAAAAAAAGATGATGACTTAACGGGTTCAACTGTTGTACAAACGGATGTATTGCAACGTTCAGGAGAGTCAGGAGTATTACAAGGATTGGCAGGTAAATCTTCAGGAGTTCGAATTACAAAGAATTCAGGAGACCCAGGAACAGGAGCTTTTATCCAAATTAGGGGTCAAAACTCTATTTTAGGTAGTAATCAACCATTAATTATAGTTGATGGAGTAATTGTTTCTAATACGGATACGAGAGGTGGAGCAACAGATTTTGCAACAGATGGAGTATCACAACAGTCACGTTTAAATGATATTAACCCAGATGATATTGAAGATATGACGGTATTAAAGTCAGCTGCTGCAACTGCAATTTATGGTACTTCTGCGGCTAATGGTGCTATTATTATTAAAACTAAGTCTGGTAAATCGGGTAAAAGAGGTTGGAAAGGAGATGTTTCATTAGCTTATACTATGGATGAGATTAATGAAAAATGGGATAAACAATCAACTTTTGGTCAAGGATATAATGGAAATTATTTAAATAATAGCCCAACAGGTTCAGGATTCTTTGCAGGAACTTCATGGGGAGATAAAATTTCGTTGCGTTCAGGAGGTGCTGATGGAGTAGATACTTCAGGACAATATTTTGAAGCTGCTGATGGAACTAGATATTATCCTTATGCTGTTAATGCTGATGGAACTTTACAAAAAAATTCGACAGCTACATATAATGGATCTAATGAAGATCAGATTTTTAGAAATAATGGAAGTACAAAAAATGTAGGTTTAGGTTTATCTTATGCAGGAGAAGATTCTAATACTTATATTGGAATATCAAATTGGGATCAAGAAGGTGTTGTAAGAGGTAGTGATTATTCACGTTCTACATTTAGATTAAACAATACAACAGCAGTTACGGATAAGTTAACATTTAGTATTGCTACTAACTATACATATAGTAGTTCAAATAGAATCCAACAAGGTTCAAATTTATCAGGTTTATATTTAGGATATTTGAGAACACCAGCAGATTTTGATAACAGTGATTATATTGGTACTTATTATGATGCTGCAGGGAATGCAAATTTAAATAGACAAAGAGGGTTTAGAAACTTTTTAGGATCAAGTAATCCAGCATATAATAACCCAGGATGGACCTTAAATCAGCAAAAAAATACGGCGAAAGTGAATCGTTTTATTATATCGCCTAAGTTAATTTATAAAATTAATGATCATTTAACAGCTTCAGCTACGTATGGTGTTGATTATTATGATGATAAACGTGAGACGTTCTTCCCGACTAACTCAGCAGGAGATTTTCCAAATGGAATGTATCGTAGAGATGATATCAATGAAAAAATTGAGACAGTTAATGCCAATATTTCAGGAGTTCATACTTTATCAGAAGGAATTGGTTTGAATTGGACAGCAGGTTATATGTTAGAAAATAATAAATTTGAAAGACTTTCTGGACAAATTCAAAATTTTGTAAATCCATTCCCAGATTTTAATACTTATAAAGATTTTGGAAATTCTGTAGCTGGAGATTCGTCTGTAGATCAATATACAGAACAAGTTAAAAAGCATGCTTTTTATGGAGTGGTTGGTTTAGATTTATTTGACCAAGTATTAATGGAATTTACAGGGCGTTTTGAAAGTCCATCTACTTTACCAAATGAAACATTATTTTTCCCTTCAGCAGCTATTGGATGGAAATTCTCTGAAAATATAGAAAGTGATATTATTTCTTTTGGAAAAGTAAGATTTACATATGGAGAGGTAGCTGTTGAACCACCTGTTTATTTAACGAACCCAGAATTTGAAACGGCTGATGTTGGTTCTTCATGGGGAGATGCTTTAGATGGAGCTCAATATGGAAATCCATTTGAGGAAAGCCGTATTAAAGCAAACCCTAATATTAAAGAGGAAAGAATTAGAGAATATGAAGCGGGGTTAGATTTAAAATTATTTAAAAATAGATTTTCTATTAACACAACTTATTTTCATAGAAGAACAGAAGATGCTATTGTACAGCAGACTTTAGCACCAGCTTCTGGTTATGATTCTCAATATACAAATGATGCAACCTTAACAAATAAAGGAATTGAAATTGATTTTGATGGAACAATTATTCGAAATAGTAATTTTAATTGGAAAGTATTTGGTAATTTTTCAAGTATAGATAATGATGTTAAGATGACCAATTCAGGAGATGTGTTTTTAGATGGTTTTTCAGGAACTTCTGCTGTAGCAATTAATGGTTATCCAATGAGTGCTTTATATGGTGGAGCTTGGGCTCGCGATACTAGTGGAAATATTATTTTAGATGCAAATGGATTTGCTTCAGCTGGAACGGAAGATCAAGTAATTGGAGATCCTAATCCAGATTGGACAGGGGCTATTGGAACAGAGTTTAATTTTAAAGGAATTACTTTAAGTGCTTTAGTGGAGACCTCTCAAGGAAATCAAGTATGGAATGGTACGAAAGGAGTATTATATTTCTTTGGAGTACATCCAGATACAGCAAATGAAGTTACGGTTTCAGCAGCTGATGCATCTAGTATAGTAAATGCAAATGGAACAGCAATAAACAATTTATCTTATGCACGTCAAAATAGTGATGGAACTTATACGGTTCGAGGAAATTTACATGATTTTGGGGCAGGTAATGTGTTGTTAGATCAAGAATGGTATACAGGAACTGGAGGAGGTTTTGGTCCTGTTGCAGAACAGTTTGTAGAAGATGGTTCTTGGGTTAAATTAAGAGAGATATCTTTAGGATATGAGTTACCAAGTAAATTAGTAGATCGAATTGGACTTAAAAATGTTTCAATAGGAGTTACAGGACGTAATTTAGTGACATGGACTGATGTTGAAGGCTTTGATCCTGAATCAAACTTAACTGGTGCAGGAAAGGGTCGTGGATTGGAATATTTTACTAATCCAAGTACACGTTCATATTTATTTAATGTAAAAATAGGATTTTAA